The Chryseobacterium aureum genome contains a region encoding:
- a CDS encoding glyoxalase superfamily protein, producing MKADRIIPVLRIFDYQKAKEFYIDWLGFEIVWEHYFDENTPVYMEVKRENIIFHLSEHHGDGTPGTWVAVWGEGVPGYHKELIGKKYRYNRPGLEKTFYGAVSFTVIDPFGNKITFEEEYDDTKHKDLELYSRD from the coding sequence ATGAAAGCAGATAGAATTATTCCTGTACTGAGAATCTTCGATTATCAGAAAGCAAAAGAATTTTATATAGACTGGCTGGGATTTGAGATCGTATGGGAACATTATTTTGATGAAAATACGCCCGTTTATATGGAAGTAAAAAGAGAAAATATAATTTTCCATTTAAGCGAACATCACGGAGACGGAACACCCGGAACATGGGTGGCTGTCTGGGGGGAAGGTGTTCCCGGATATCACAAAGAACTCATTGGCAAAAAATACAGATACAACCGTCCCGGACTTGAAAAAACCTTTTACGGAGCTGTATCTTTTACCGTAATTGATCCTTTTGGAAATAAGATTACCTTCGAAGAAGAATATGATGATACAAAACATAAAGATCTGGAGCTGTACTCACGCGATTAA
- a CDS encoding alpha/beta hydrolase, with translation MEQKDLTIILVHGAWGDGSHWQYIIPSLTKAGYKVRSVQNPLTSLQDDINKTKDLIDAQEGKVLLVGHSYGGAVISGAGHHDKVVGLVYIAAFAPDAGDSLGSLLGRRESPGGASIYPDSKGFLWIKYDEFQSAFCQDLDDEKALVMSLSQKPIHGQCFGDIAGEPAWKNLPSWYQISLQDRMIPAETEKEMAERIEPKKIISLDAGHASLASHPEEVTKLILEAAASI, from the coding sequence ATGGAACAAAAAGATTTAACCATTATTTTGGTACACGGAGCATGGGGAGACGGATCACATTGGCAATACATTATTCCTTCTCTTACAAAAGCAGGATATAAAGTAAGAAGTGTTCAGAATCCATTAACTTCACTGCAGGACGATATTAATAAGACAAAAGATCTTATTGATGCACAGGAGGGCAAAGTGCTCTTGGTAGGACATTCTTATGGTGGTGCCGTTATTTCAGGAGCCGGACATCATGATAAAGTTGTAGGACTGGTTTATATTGCAGCTTTTGCACCCGATGCAGGGGATAGCCTGGGATCTCTGTTGGGAAGAAGAGAGTCTCCGGGTGGAGCAAGTATTTATCCTGACAGCAAAGGTTTTTTATGGATTAAGTATGATGAATTCCAATCTGCTTTCTGCCAGGATCTGGATGATGAAAAAGCATTGGTAATGTCACTATCACAAAAACCTATTCACGGGCAGTGTTTCGGAGATATAGCGGGAGAACCTGCATGGAAAAACCTCCCAAGTTGGTATCAGATCTCATTGCAGGACCGCATGATCCCTGCGGAAACAGAAAAAGAAATGGCCGAACGTATTGAACCGAAGAAAATAATTTCTTTAGATGCAGGGCATGCCTCACTGGCCTCACATCCTGAAGAAGTTACAAAGCTTATCTTAGAAGCTGCCGCTTCCATTTAA
- a CDS encoding heme-binding domain-containing protein translates to MDTTKTKRNPIAIVFLAILGIFGGLQLFSKPLEGKQVTGKIRAPKEVISILENSCFNCHSNQQNLSWYDKIAPVSWAVNKDIERAREVLNFSEWEKYSPADHQGKMYAILNMIQSGKMPLHEYTLLHPSAKITEKDLETIKKYTLSLSSVSPSAQKKTEPLQALSAIPTAESAKFPVSSNGVSYTPDFKNWKVISMSTLFDHSIRVIYGNDIAVKAVETENFHPWPDGSIVVKSVWMQQELPDGEIRPGKFVNAQFMVKDSRKYTDTEGWGFAKFSGETFTLPEKQHHLLKNPALPAIDSWRKKQATCLMFL, encoded by the coding sequence ATGGACACCACAAAGACAAAAAGAAATCCCATTGCCATCGTATTTCTGGCTATATTAGGTATTTTCGGAGGATTACAGCTGTTCAGCAAGCCGCTGGAAGGAAAACAGGTTACAGGAAAAATAAGGGCCCCAAAGGAAGTGATCAGCATTCTTGAAAACTCGTGTTTCAACTGTCATTCCAATCAGCAGAACCTAAGCTGGTACGATAAAATTGCCCCTGTTTCTTGGGCTGTAAATAAAGATATCGAAAGGGCCAGAGAAGTGCTCAATTTTTCTGAATGGGAAAAGTATTCTCCCGCCGATCATCAGGGAAAAATGTATGCTATCCTGAACATGATACAAAGCGGAAAAATGCCTCTACATGAATACACGCTGCTGCATCCTTCTGCTAAAATTACAGAGAAAGATCTTGAAACGATTAAGAAATATACGCTTTCATTATCCTCAGTAAGTCCGTCAGCTCAAAAAAAGACGGAACCTCTCCAAGCATTATCCGCTATACCTACTGCGGAATCAGCAAAATTCCCGGTTTCTTCCAATGGTGTTTCATACACTCCTGATTTTAAAAACTGGAAAGTCATCAGTATGAGTACCCTTTTTGACCACTCTATCCGTGTCATCTATGGAAATGACATTGCTGTAAAAGCAGTGGAAACGGAAAATTTTCATCCCTGGCCGGACGGAAGCATTGTGGTAAAATCTGTATGGATGCAACAGGAGCTGCCTGACGGAGAAATCAGACCCGGAAAATTCGTGAATGCACAGTTTATGGTAAAAGATTCCAGGAAGTATACAGATACTGAAGGTTGGGGGTTTGCAAAATTCTCGGGAGAGACCTTCACCCTACCGGAAAAACAGCATCATTTGCTAAAGAATCCTGCATTGCCTGCCATAGACAGCTGGCGGAAAAAACAGGCTACCTGTTTGATGTTCCTATGA
- a CDS encoding VOC family protein, whose translation MVKRIVANIKTADLSGAHKFYQDILKLDVLMDHGWIKTLGNNEEAKIQISFASQGGNDTEVPDLSIEVDNVDEVYKKMKNAGFEITYEITNEAWGVRRFFVKDPFQKLINILSHQSIQTQ comes from the coding sequence ATGGTAAAAAGAATCGTAGCCAATATTAAAACGGCTGATCTATCCGGAGCCCATAAGTTTTATCAGGATATTCTGAAACTGGATGTTCTGATGGATCACGGCTGGATCAAAACGTTGGGTAATAATGAAGAAGCCAAAATTCAGATCAGCTTTGCTTCACAGGGAGGAAACGATACAGAAGTTCCCGATCTTTCCATTGAAGTAGATAATGTGGATGAAGTCTACAAAAAAATGAAAAATGCCGGCTTTGAAATCACGTATGAGATCACCAATGAAGCATGGGGAGTCCGCAGGTTTTTTGTGAAAGATCCTTTTCAGAAGCTGATCAATATACTGTCTCACCAATCAATACAAACACAATGA
- a CDS encoding helix-turn-helix domain-containing protein, whose translation MFSNIHQEFEAPEELKDTVRCFWYNRRYYDEERSEFTVFPDGYAEIIFHFGGGCSIFHHGILQELHSPFIMGLLNQPAVFHAQHQLEIIGIRCFPWAVFDLLGLSSEKTENGVHSFEHPLAKLQSVLNDLITQAKVEEAISEVEQYFLTLHSYSTTDSLLSKAGAAMRENKGAIRVSQIADSAHTTVRTLERKFKQSSGHTVKDVSGIMRFEQVRNRLWNTPEASIAELAQEFGYTDQSHLSREFKRYSGITPAVFARESKKRKEALRNDFVAFVQA comes from the coding sequence ATGTTTTCCAATATACATCAGGAGTTTGAAGCTCCGGAAGAATTGAAAGATACCGTCAGATGCTTTTGGTATAACAGGAGGTATTATGACGAAGAACGGTCTGAATTTACAGTGTTTCCGGATGGATATGCAGAAATCATCTTTCATTTTGGGGGCGGATGCAGCATTTTTCATCACGGAATTTTACAGGAATTACATTCTCCGTTCATTATGGGACTGCTCAATCAGCCTGCTGTTTTTCACGCTCAGCATCAGTTAGAAATTATCGGGATCAGATGTTTTCCATGGGCTGTTTTTGATTTACTGGGACTTTCATCAGAAAAAACAGAAAATGGGGTCCACTCATTCGAACATCCTCTGGCAAAACTTCAATCTGTATTGAATGATCTGATTACCCAGGCAAAAGTAGAGGAAGCAATCTCTGAGGTAGAGCAATATTTTCTGACATTACATTCATATAGTACCACAGACAGTCTCCTTTCCAAAGCCGGAGCTGCCATGAGGGAAAATAAAGGAGCTATCCGTGTCAGCCAGATCGCAGATTCTGCGCATACCACCGTCAGAACATTAGAAAGAAAATTTAAGCAGTCTTCCGGCCACACCGTAAAAGACGTCTCCGGGATTATGCGTTTTGAGCAGGTAAGAAACCGTCTGTGGAATACTCCTGAAGCTTCCATTGCTGAACTTGCACAGGAATTTGGATATACAGATCAATCTCATTTAAGCAGAGAATTTAAACGGTACAGTGGTATAACACCTGCTGTTTTCGCACGGGAATCCAAAAAAAGAAAGGAAGCCTTAAGGAATGATTTTGTCGCATTTGTACAAGCATGA
- a CDS encoding DUF763 domain-containing protein — MKRSGTADLPLHYGKVPPWLYERMSVLGLSIIEVILMDYGKDEVLRRLADPFWFQSFGAVMGMDWHSSGITTSVMGALKRSINPNSQSLGLYICGGKGKFSRETPSELIQIADKTGLNGTELVRASKLSAKVDNTAIQDGYQLYLHNFILSDNGNWSVIQQGMHESDGTARRYHWHSENITSFIEKPHTGINGISRGRILNLTDTEASENRKGILDISHTDSTEVMKDFARLILPAHHDVQAADVDLKRLGALLYVTREQQPQNFEDLLMLEGVGPRTMQSLALVSEVIHGAPSRFADPARFSFAHGGKDGHPFPVPINTYDESINILRKGIEKSKLGNADKLNSLNKLHQIVTDAEKDFTPDFDVQQVIEEERQNSWRFGGKTVFGDAQKPNAPKSIQLSLF, encoded by the coding sequence ATGAAACGTTCAGGAACAGCAGATTTACCCCTTCACTATGGCAAAGTACCGCCATGGCTGTATGAGCGTATGTCTGTTCTGGGGTTATCCATTATTGAAGTCATCCTGATGGATTATGGTAAAGATGAAGTCTTGAGGCGGTTGGCAGATCCATTCTGGTTTCAGAGTTTTGGAGCCGTAATGGGAATGGACTGGCATTCTTCAGGAATTACCACCTCCGTTATGGGTGCTTTGAAACGTTCTATTAATCCTAATTCTCAATCTCTGGGCCTTTATATCTGTGGCGGAAAAGGAAAATTTTCTCGTGAGACCCCTTCAGAGCTCATCCAGATTGCTGATAAAACCGGGCTTAACGGTACAGAGCTGGTAAGAGCCAGTAAACTTTCTGCAAAAGTAGATAATACAGCCATTCAGGATGGGTATCAACTGTATTTGCATAATTTTATTCTTTCAGACAATGGAAACTGGAGTGTAATTCAGCAGGGAATGCATGAATCTGACGGAACAGCAAGACGCTACCACTGGCACTCCGAAAACATTACCTCATTTATTGAAAAGCCCCACACAGGAATCAATGGAATTTCCAGAGGAAGAATTCTTAATCTTACGGATACCGAAGCTTCGGAAAACAGAAAAGGAATTCTGGATATTTCCCATACCGATTCTACAGAAGTGATGAAAGATTTTGCCAGACTGATTCTTCCTGCTCATCATGATGTACAGGCAGCAGATGTTGATTTGAAACGCCTGGGAGCCCTTCTGTATGTTACCAGAGAACAGCAGCCTCAGAATTTTGAAGATTTACTGATGCTGGAAGGAGTAGGGCCAAGAACCATGCAGTCATTGGCTTTGGTAAGCGAGGTGATTCACGGTGCACCGTCAAGATTTGCAGATCCCGCAAGGTTTTCCTTTGCTCATGGCGGTAAAGACGGACATCCTTTCCCGGTTCCAATCAATACGTATGATGAAAGTATCAATATTCTCAGAAAAGGAATCGAAAAATCAAAGCTGGGTAACGCTGATAAGCTTAATTCTTTAAACAAACTTCACCAGATCGTTACGGATGCGGAAAAAGATTTCACCCCGGATTTTGATGTCCAGCAGGTTATTGAAGAAGAAAGACAAAACTCATGGCGCTTTGGTGGAAAAACAGTTTTTGGCGATGCCCAGAAACCCAACGCCCCAAAATCAATACAGCTTTCCCTGTTTTAA
- a CDS encoding NADP-dependent isocitrate dehydrogenase — translation MSEKSKIYYTLTDEAPMLATHSFLPIVKAFTKSADIEIAVPDISLAGRILANFPEFLKDDQKIGDALAQLGELATQPDANIIKLPNISASVPQLDAAIAELQGKGFAVPNYPAEPKNDEEKAIKAKYAKVLGSAVNPVLREGNSDRRAPKAVKNYAKANPHRMGDWASDSKTDVAHMNNGDFYGTETSTTLENATKYRIVFKGNDGSESVLKDFAGLQAGEVIDSSVMNLNALKAFVQEAIEEAKKRNVLLSAHLKATMMKISDPIIFGAIVETFFKEVFTKYAETFKSLDINPNNGLADLFDKIKGNAQEAEIKADIEAALANGPRVAMVNSDKGITNFHVPSDIIVDASMAALVRGGGKMWNKDGNEEDTVCIIPDRSYAGFYQSVIDDMKAHGKLDPTTMGSVPNVGLMAQKAEEYGSHDKTFQLAADGTVEVQDEAGNVLLAQKVEKDDIFRMCQTKDAPIQDWVKLAVNRSRLSDTPAIFWLDKGRAHDREIIKKVEKYLADHDTTGLDIRILDVKDAMTETLKRAREGKDTISVSGNVLRDYLTDLFPILELGTSAKMLSIVPLMNGGGLFETGAGGSAPKHVEQFLEEGYLRWDSLGEFLALQASLEHLAQTQGNTKSQVLADALDEANAKFLATDKSPARKVGQIDNRGSHFYLAMYWAEALANQTADAELAAQFAPIAQAMQENEEVINAELIGAQGKPQNIEGYYKTDTYKTYAAMRPSTVLNEIIDSI, via the coding sequence ATGTCAGAAAAATCAAAAATCTATTACACTCTTACTGATGAAGCTCCAATGCTGGCGACTCACTCGTTTTTACCTATTGTAAAAGCTTTTACAAAATCAGCAGATATCGAAATTGCTGTTCCTGATATTTCTTTGGCAGGAAGAATTTTAGCTAACTTCCCTGAGTTTTTAAAAGATGACCAGAAGATTGGTGATGCTTTGGCTCAACTGGGAGAACTGGCTACTCAGCCTGATGCCAATATCATTAAGTTACCCAACATTTCAGCTTCTGTACCTCAATTGGATGCAGCAATTGCTGAGCTGCAAGGTAAAGGTTTCGCAGTTCCCAACTATCCTGCAGAGCCTAAAAATGATGAAGAAAAAGCCATCAAAGCTAAATATGCGAAAGTATTGGGAAGTGCTGTAAACCCTGTATTAAGAGAAGGAAACTCTGACAGACGTGCTCCAAAAGCTGTTAAAAACTATGCAAAGGCTAATCCTCACAGAATGGGTGACTGGGCATCAGACAGCAAAACTGACGTAGCTCACATGAACAATGGTGATTTCTATGGTACAGAAACTTCTACAACATTAGAAAACGCTACAAAATACAGAATCGTTTTTAAAGGAAACGACGGTTCTGAATCTGTTTTAAAAGACTTTGCAGGTCTTCAGGCTGGTGAAGTAATTGATTCTTCTGTAATGAACCTAAATGCATTAAAAGCATTCGTTCAGGAAGCTATTGAGGAGGCTAAGAAAAGAAATGTACTTCTTTCTGCCCACCTTAAAGCAACCATGATGAAAATCTCTGACCCAATCATTTTCGGGGCTATCGTTGAGACGTTCTTCAAAGAAGTATTTACAAAATATGCTGAGACTTTCAAGTCTTTAGACATCAATCCAAATAACGGTCTTGCTGATCTTTTTGATAAAATCAAAGGAAATGCCCAGGAAGCTGAGATCAAAGCTGATATTGAAGCTGCTTTGGCAAACGGACCTAGAGTGGCCATGGTAAATTCTGATAAAGGAATTACTAACTTCCACGTACCTTCTGACATTATTGTTGATGCTTCTATGGCTGCTCTTGTAAGAGGAGGAGGTAAAATGTGGAACAAAGACGGAAACGAAGAGGATACGGTTTGTATCATCCCGGACCGTTCTTACGCAGGTTTTTATCAGTCTGTAATTGATGATATGAAAGCGCACGGAAAACTGGACCCTACTACAATGGGATCTGTTCCAAACGTTGGTTTAATGGCTCAGAAAGCTGAAGAATATGGTTCTCACGACAAAACGTTCCAATTAGCTGCAGACGGAACTGTAGAAGTTCAGGACGAGGCCGGAAACGTTCTTCTTGCTCAGAAAGTAGAAAAAGATGATATCTTCAGAATGTGCCAGACTAAAGATGCTCCTATCCAGGACTGGGTAAAATTAGCCGTAAACAGATCAAGATTATCTGATACGCCTGCTATCTTCTGGTTAGATAAAGGAAGAGCTCACGACAGAGAAATCATCAAAAAAGTAGAGAAATATCTTGCTGATCACGATACAACTGGTCTTGACATCAGAATTCTTGATGTAAAAGATGCTATGACTGAAACTCTTAAAAGAGCAAGAGAAGGTAAAGACACTATCTCTGTTTCAGGAAACGTATTGAGAGATTATTTAACAGACCTTTTCCCAATCCTTGAGCTGGGTACTTCTGCAAAAATGCTTTCTATTGTTCCATTAATGAACGGTGGTGGTTTATTTGAAACAGGTGCCGGAGGTTCTGCTCCGAAACACGTTGAGCAGTTCTTAGAAGAAGGTTATTTAAGATGGGATTCTCTAGGTGAATTCTTAGCACTTCAGGCTTCTCTAGAGCACTTAGCACAAACTCAGGGGAATACAAAATCTCAGGTTCTAGCTGATGCACTGGATGAAGCGAATGCTAAATTCTTAGCTACAGATAAATCTCCTGCAAGAAAGGTAGGCCAGATTGATAACAGAGGTTCTCACTTCTATTTAGCAATGTATTGGGCTGAAGCGTTAGCGAACCAGACTGCTGATGCTGAACTGGCAGCTCAGTTCGCACCTATTGCCCAGGCAATGCAGGAAAATGAAGAAGTAATCAATGCTGAATTAATTGGTGCTCAGGGTAAACCTCAGAACATTGAAGGCTACTACAAAACTGATACGTATAAAACGTATGCCGCTATGAGACCTAGCACAGTTTTAAATGAAATCATTGACAGCATTTAA
- a CDS encoding Crp/Fnr family transcriptional regulator has protein sequence MTSNNYTKYGELFQVDSAHFEEFYALLHDTTLSKSDFFLKQGEKCKYLGFIKKGTIRCFYSNDQGREINFAFYFENEFFTDYESILCDTVSNMNIQALENCEILLLSKDHLQALYEKEAYWQQFGRMMTEKIYLDAKKRIDDLLCFSPENRYLNLIKKQPALFQKIAQKHIASYLGITEPSLSRIRGRIVNY, from the coding sequence ATGACGTCAAATAATTATACAAAATATGGAGAACTTTTTCAGGTAGACTCAGCACATTTTGAAGAATTCTACGCTTTGCTTCATGACACAACACTTTCAAAATCTGATTTTTTTCTGAAACAGGGAGAAAAATGCAAATATCTGGGATTCATTAAAAAAGGAACAATCAGATGTTTCTATAGTAATGATCAGGGAAGAGAAATCAATTTTGCATTCTATTTTGAAAATGAATTCTTCACCGATTACGAAAGTATTCTTTGTGATACGGTATCCAATATGAACATCCAGGCACTTGAAAACTGTGAAATTCTGCTGCTGAGTAAAGATCATCTGCAGGCTTTGTATGAAAAGGAAGCTTACTGGCAGCAATTCGGGAGAATGATGACTGAAAAGATTTACCTGGATGCCAAAAAGCGGATTGATGATCTGCTGTGTTTTTCCCCTGAAAACAGATACCTCAATCTTATCAAAAAACAGCCTGCACTCTTTCAGAAAATTGCCCAGAAACATATTGCCAGTTACCTGGGCATAACAGAGCCTTCGCTAAGCCGGATAAGAGGCCGCATCGTTAATTATTAA
- a CDS encoding LytR/AlgR family response regulator transcription factor, producing the protein MNIIIIEDEFRAAKSLQNLISDLKPDSRILGVYDSIETSIEGLKELKPDLIFMDIHLSDGLSFEIFKSVEITCPVVFCTAFDQYMLDAFKSKGVDYVLKPFSKEDIAEALQKVDELKKFFQKNDLPELESIIQKMNQPAGKSSFLVFKNQKYTMIPTEDIAYFYIHNEITHLVTFTREQFPLTQPLGQVAEQVSDRQFFRVNRQYLVNFKAIKEMEHYFQRKILVKLTIETPEKLLINKEKTHSFFTWLEDR; encoded by the coding sequence ATGAATATCATCATTATTGAAGACGAATTCCGGGCAGCGAAATCCCTTCAGAATTTAATTTCAGATTTAAAACCGGACTCCAGGATACTGGGAGTTTATGACAGTATTGAAACCAGCATTGAAGGTTTAAAAGAGCTAAAACCCGATCTTATTTTCATGGATATCCACCTTTCGGACGGACTTTCCTTTGAAATTTTCAAATCGGTGGAGATTACCTGCCCTGTAGTTTTCTGTACTGCATTTGATCAATATATGCTGGATGCCTTTAAAAGTAAAGGGGTCGACTATGTTTTAAAACCTTTTTCAAAAGAAGACATTGCTGAAGCTTTACAAAAGGTTGATGAACTGAAAAAATTCTTTCAGAAAAACGACTTACCGGAGTTGGAATCCATCATACAGAAAATGAATCAGCCTGCGGGTAAAAGCAGCTTTTTGGTTTTTAAAAATCAGAAATACACCATGATTCCCACAGAAGATATTGCCTATTTTTATATCCATAATGAGATCACCCATCTTGTTACATTTACCAGAGAGCAGTTTCCTCTTACCCAGCCTTTGGGACAGGTGGCAGAACAGGTGTCTGACAGGCAGTTCTTCAGAGTCAACCGCCAATATCTTGTTAATTTTAAAGCGATTAAAGAAATGGAACATTATTTCCAGCGGAAAATCCTGGTAAAACTCACGATTGAAACGCCTGAAAAACTTTTGATCAATAAAGAAAAAACGCATAGTTTCTTTACCTGGCTGGAGGATAGATGA
- the tpx gene encoding thiol peroxidase, with translation MSTTITLKGNEVHTIGTLPSVGTTVKDFALVDSGLAVKTLETFAGKKKVFNIFPSIDTPTCAASSRKFNEEASKLDNTVIINVSKDLPFALGRFCAAEGLNNVETLSDFRSNFGDDYEVTITDSPLKGLLSRAVIVTDENNKVIYTEQVPEIADEPNYEAALAALK, from the coding sequence ATGTCAACGACAATCACTTTAAAAGGAAACGAAGTACACACAATAGGAACACTGCCATCTGTAGGAACTACGGTAAAAGACTTTGCATTGGTAGACTCAGGTTTAGCAGTAAAAACGCTGGAAACTTTTGCAGGAAAGAAAAAAGTATTCAATATTTTCCCAAGCATTGATACCCCTACATGTGCTGCTTCTTCGAGAAAATTCAATGAAGAGGCTTCCAAACTTGATAATACGGTGATCATCAATGTTTCTAAAGACCTGCCATTCGCATTAGGAAGATTCTGCGCAGCGGAAGGTTTGAATAACGTTGAAACACTTTCAGATTTCAGAAGTAATTTTGGAGATGATTATGAAGTGACAATCACAGATTCCCCTTTGAAAGGGCTATTGAGCCGCGCGGTGATTGTTACAGACGAAAACAACAAAGTAATTTACACGGAGCAGGTTCCGGAAATAGCTGATGAACCTAATTACGAAGCCGCTCTTGCTGCTCTGAAATAG
- a CDS encoding sensor histidine kinase: MQQQKIKISQAIIWVSSIFLGILSSVPQLASHQFDGKEALVNSGITAAFSVIMWYINIYMLNRTKKRRQHISYSRLMVVLAFGMVIMFGLAWIQQLILSHINFGPVMLMIEVRGILINLVCYMFLNLLQNSYTGQQIQLELEKVKSDNLGAQYELLKQQINPHFLFNSLNTLKMMAETRDEETVDFIIQLSDFYRFTLESRKLDLINVQEEMKIVDAYLFLQKARFGDGIMFTNLLGKETVSTLIPPFTLQLLVENCIKHNIVSQSKPLYIKIYTADGHIVIENPIQRKVHPEDSLGVGLDNIKMRYKHLLEKDIIINSDEKIFQIKLPLIHEYHHY; this comes from the coding sequence ATGCAACAGCAAAAAATAAAAATCTCACAGGCCATTATCTGGGTAAGCTCCATTTTTCTGGGCATTTTATCATCTGTACCTCAGCTTGCATCTCATCAGTTTGACGGGAAAGAAGCTTTGGTAAACTCGGGGATTACGGCAGCATTTTCGGTCATTATGTGGTATATTAATATTTATATGCTGAACCGCACGAAAAAACGAAGACAGCATATCTCCTATTCAAGACTGATGGTGGTACTCGCTTTTGGGATGGTGATTATGTTTGGACTGGCATGGATTCAGCAGCTGATTCTTTCTCATATTAATTTTGGACCGGTGATGCTGATGATTGAGGTAAGAGGAATCCTGATCAATCTGGTATGCTACATGTTCCTGAACCTTCTTCAGAATAGTTATACCGGCCAGCAGATACAGCTTGAACTGGAAAAGGTAAAAAGTGACAACCTGGGGGCTCAATATGAACTGCTAAAACAGCAGATCAATCCACACTTTCTTTTCAACAGTCTAAACACCTTAAAAATGATGGCAGAAACCCGTGATGAAGAAACAGTTGATTTCATTATACAGCTTTCTGATTTTTACAGATTTACACTCGAGAGCAGAAAATTAGACCTGATCAATGTTCAGGAAGAAATGAAAATAGTAGATGCTTATCTTTTTCTTCAAAAAGCCCGTTTTGGTGACGGTATTATGTTTACCAACCTGCTAGGAAAGGAAACCGTTTCTACTCTTATTCCTCCTTTCACGCTTCAGCTGCTGGTAGAGAACTGCATCAAACATAATATTGTTTCACAAAGCAAACCGTTATACATTAAAATATATACCGCAGATGGTCATATTGTTATTGAAAACCCTATCCAGCGAAAGGTACATCCTGAAGATTCTTTGGGAGTGGGATTAGACAACATTAAAATGCGTTATAAGCACTTACTGGAAAAGGACATTATTATTAATTCAGACGAAAAAATATTTCAGATAAAACTACCATTGATCCATGAATATCATCATTATTGA
- a CDS encoding FAD-dependent oxidoreductase → MMLNHKKVAIIGAGPVGLTMAVLLQQKGVEVNVYERDLNAQTRVWGGTLDLHKESGQKAMKKADLLDQYYATALPMGIKIADEQGNILFTKEITPENRYDNPEINRNHLREMLLGSLADDTVIWDMNFTGMEENDGQWLLHFKDKPDVKADLVIGANGGMSKVRKYVTDAEVEETGTFIIQGDIPQPEKSCPEFFNWCEGKRVMTAFEGNLLVANPYNDGALTYGVIFKKPEQWGGTDILDFHDTEQVRHFLSEKMASWCRLYHQLFQSTSFFVGLPTRRIPLDKPWKNTRALPVTLIGDAAHLMPPFAGKGVNTGLLDAFILSENLTEGKYQTVAEALEDYEQKMLAYAKEAQLESSKNELEMREINFTFKSLIQ, encoded by the coding sequence ATGATGCTCAATCATAAAAAAGTCGCCATTATTGGTGCCGGTCCCGTTGGTTTAACAATGGCTGTCCTATTACAGCAGAAAGGTGTTGAAGTGAATGTTTATGAAAGAGATCTGAATGCACAGACCAGAGTTTGGGGCGGAACATTGGATCTTCATAAAGAATCAGGGCAGAAAGCTATGAAAAAAGCAGATTTGCTGGATCAATATTACGCTACAGCTTTACCCATGGGAATCAAAATTGCCGATGAACAAGGCAATATTCTGTTTACAAAAGAAATCACACCGGAAAATCGATACGACAATCCTGAAATTAACAGAAATCATTTGAGAGAAATGCTGCTTGGCAGTCTGGCAGATGATACCGTAATCTGGGATATGAATTTTACCGGAATGGAAGAGAATGATGGCCAATGGCTGCTTCACTTTAAAGATAAACCTGATGTGAAAGCTGATCTTGTTATCGGTGCTAATGGAGGAATGTCCAAAGTAAGAAAATATGTAACAGATGCGGAAGTGGAAGAAACCGGAACCTTTATTATTCAGGGGGATATCCCACAGCCTGAAAAATCGTGCCCCGAATTTTTTAATTGGTGTGAAGGAAAAAGGGTAATGACTGCTTTTGAAGGTAATTTATTGGTTGCCAATCCCTATAATGATGGTGCACTGACTTACGGAGTCATATTCAAAAAACCCGAACAATGGGGAGGTACGGATATATTGGATTTTCATGATACCGAACAGGTCCGTCATTTTCTTTCCGAAAAAATGGCCTCATGGTGCCGTCTTTATCATCAGTTATTCCAATCAACTTCATTTTTTGTTGGGTTGCCAACAAGAAGAATTCCATTGGATAAACCGTGGAAAAATACCCGCGCGTTGCCTGTAACGCTTATTGGTGACGCGGCACATCTTATGCCTCCTTTTGCGGGGAAAGGCGTAAACACCGGCCTGCTGGATGCTTTCATTTTATCAGAAAACCTCACAGAAGGAAAATACCAAACGGTTGCCGAAGCCCTTGAAGATTACGAACAAAAGATGTTGGCTTATGCTAAAGAAGCGCAGCTTGAATCCAGTAAAAATGAGCTGGAAATGAGGGAGATCAACTTCACTTTTAAAAGCCTTATTCAATAG